Below is a window of Plasmodium gaboni strain SY75 chromosome 11, whole genome shotgun sequence DNA.
TAACCTTTAACTAcaaatcatttttattttatataaaataaaccataaaataaatatatactatcttgtaaaaaaattacttcatatataaatattatataatatatttatttttttatctatataaatattttatatatattcatataactttttttttttcaaatcTAAAATGGGTACTATGTAAAGTATAAAGGGGTATATCATGATCTTTTTGACTTAAAAAccaaaaaataaaaaaaaaagttatatatgaataatatataatataaatatatatatactttttaatatattttattataaaaaataacacCCGTACATTTTGAATTGTTTTAAAGGTATATTATAgtgatataaaatataagtatatatttttatatataatataatatatatatttttttgttcatacatttatatatatatattatatatatataataaacgcgtataataatatacatatattatttaaatatgtataaccttttaatattatatatataaatataatataaacatgTTAGTAacatcatttttataaacatttcatgcttattattttttttttttaactaATGAATTTTCTGATCCGTTTAAAtagttttttttctaaacATTTTTAGATGCATGCAATAATTACCCAAAGCTAGCAATTATACACTTCCACTCAatgtttaatatatatattttattattctcatataatattatatatatttatataactattttttatataattattttttagtactttatatatatatatatataagaaaaaccttttgtttattttgtttttttcaatagttatatattatattataaaatatattaaaaatattgtttGCATTTTTAgttataagaaaaaaaaaataaacaaataataaaatacGTTACcttatgtatatattatttatatgttttttttttataacatatttttattataattatatgccaacttttttttttttttttttttttttttttgtgcTATCTTACAcagttaaaaaaaatataaataaaataaaataaaataaaataaccTATGAAGAATggtttatttatttttttcctgTAAAAATCTTTTTACTTTATTAAAGgagagaaaaaaaattataatcatGATTAGcgaaatatttttcatgTGGTCAATTTTATGTTAAGTTAATCATTTAATATGtgatttaataaaataattatatttttataaacgAGGTCCtctaaaaatatatgtttgaGCTTATCCCACATGTgattaaatataaaaacatttacattttatataagtataaatataaatgtgttttattataaaataaatatatatatgtaattttattatatatatatatatatatatataatatattttttttgaagttatatataaaaaaggaataataattaaatataatatattatatatatatttatatcattaaaatTGTTAAAAGCACACAAATAAAAtcaaattttattattatatataaaataataattatgtgttcaaatatttcttttatcCATCTTTTATTGTAATTATGTATACAATATGTGTTTATGggaaaattatataataacaaaaaaaaaaaaaaaaactcaccaaaattatatttttcataaaattaaaaatgtgtttcacatatatttaatatttagaaaataaaggggaaaaaggaaattttctttattagGACATTATATTCCTTCcttatattaaaaatatgtatatcCAACCgtcaatatatatatatatatatatatatatatatatatatagcCAAATGATACAAATATTATCTTCTTTCTTTTAAGAAGATAGAAAGATACTTTCATGgataattttaaaaaatgacaTAATTTCACGTTAACCTATAAAAGTATATACATTGTTTTAAATAAACATTTCTTAAAGAATTGTAGCTATTTAAAgtacttatatatatttaaaagataaaaagaatgttttttttttttttttttttttttttttttttttttttttttttttttttttttttttttttttttttttNNNNNNNNNNNNNNNNNNNNNNNNNNNNNNNNNNNNNNNNNNNNNNNNNNNNNNNNNNNNNNNNNNNNNNNNNNNNNNNNNNNNNNNNNNNNNNNNNNNNNNNNNNNNNNNNNNNNNNNNNNNNNNNNNNNNNNNNNNNNNNNNNNNNNNNNNNNNNNNNNNNNNNNNNNNNNNNNNNNNNNNNNNNNNNNNNNNNNNNNNNNNNNNNNNNNNNNNNNNNNNNNNNNNNNNNNNNNNNNNNNNNNNNNNNNNNNNNNNNNNNNNNNNNNNNNNNNNNNNNNNNNNNNNNNNNNNNNNNNNATTCTTTTTTTGATATCAAATTTTTACAAAAGTTAGATAAACGTATTTcaaatataagaaaatacatttatattattttaacGTGTACAGGTATATAATATCCAACaagattaaaaaaatatacatgtatacatatatgtataatatatatatatatatatatatatttaaaaatcTATTAATTAGTTAACaaaataaacattttttacatttttttttttttacctgcttataattaatatttattatttaatctaatttgattatttaaaaaaatctTTTTACAAAGATTATGAAATcatgtttaaaaaaaagtttaGCTTTTtagtataaaaaaaaaagttctatattatatataatattataatttatatatatagaaaaagaagaattCTATTTGATTTTATTGTATAATCGTATGgtattatatttcaattaaaaaaaaaatttcatttttttataatatattataatataaaataataatttgtaAATACGTTTCcgtatttatttattcatttatttatttattattatatataccataaaatatatccattataataaaataactaatatatatatatatatatatatatattgttctttatttttctttcgtaccttcttttttttattattttttttttgtttatactgttttattttgttttattttgttttatattttttataattattatgttaaagaggaaaagaaaaaatatatgatggaagaactttttaaaattttatttgaaCTGGTCAATATAGGTGATGAAGAAattcaaaattatttaaaagaaagAATAATTGATGAGAAATAtgaaatagaaaaaaatggtgtagattatttttatgatttgATTTGTTCTTATGctgataataaaataaagagaagtaaaattgtaaatatttttaataaacactttaaaaatgataatatacaaaatgGAAGTAATCCAAATTATAACCCTAATCAACATGTTTTAACTATgcaaaataataaaaatctTGAGAAACTAACAGAagtttttaattttaaagaatattGGAAAGATAAAGATATGTCAAATTATAGTGATCCCTTTTTAGGTGTATAtgaaaaacaaataaattataatacTAGTGTCCCAATAAGTGAAAGCTTAAAAATATCgaaagaaaaagaaaaacaaaaacaGAAACAATTAAACTTATTTAAAGAATGGGTTAAAAACAAACCTAAAATCCCACAACCAGTAAGGGTACATAATTTATTACACTGTAGTGATGTcagtaaaaataaaacaaaaattgATAAATTGTATGATATAAGAATTGATAATTTCAATATAAGTATCGGACAAAGAAGCTTATTAAATGATACTatcttaaaaataaatgttatgaataaatatgGACTTATAGGGAAAAATGGTATCGGAAAAAGTACTCTGCTAGCCAAATTAGCAAGATACGAAAttgaagaaataaaaaaagatattagCATAGCATGCATTGAACAGGAATTATGTCTTGAAAATGTAACCGTTTTAGAATCTGTATTAATGGTTGATAAATTAAGACATGATTTGTTGTTAGAACTTGAACAACTGGAAGCACGAAAAATTAACTTAAACGAAAAAAACGAACAAATATTAAGCAATGAAACGgaagaaaataatacacaaaaaaatgatgcaaaaaataataaacataataaaaataataaaaataaaactGTTGAAAATATGGAACATATCGAAACGGTTGAAAGTATAGAACTAAAAatattagatatatatgaaaaattaaacaGCATTTCCTATTTAGAAGCTGAAAAAGAAGCTAGCAAAATTTTATGTGGATTAGGTTTTGATTCaaatttacaaaaaaagaaagtaAACTCTTTAAGTGGAGGTATGAAAATGAGATTATGTTTAAGCCGTATCTTATTTAGTAATAATgatatcatattattagaTGAACCAACGAACCATTTAGATATTTATACTATACAATTCTTAATtgattatattaaaaaattaaataaaactTGTATTATTGTCTCACATGATAGAGATTTTCTAAACGAAGTATGTACAGATATTATTCATTTCCATAATCATCaattaacatattattCTGGAAATTATGACCAATTTGAAAAAACAAGAATTGAACATTTATTACAACAACAAAGGGAACATGATTCTCTcgaattaaaaaaaaaacatgTTCAAAAATTTATAGATAGATTTAGATGTAATTCTAAAAGAGCTGCCTTAGTTCAAAGTAGAATCAAACTCTTAAATAAATTACCTGTTATCAATTTAGAGAAAGAAGATACGCCATTCAGCTTTTCCTTTTTAGAACCCTTTTATATGTCGAATGTACTTAtcaaattaaaaaatgtttcctttaaaaataaaatgtttaCAAATCTTCGtataaaaagaaacaaaaacattttaataGGAGACCATGAAAATGAAACGAATGAAGAAACGCAAGAAGAAACGAAAGAAGATGAATATGAACTTGATAATAATGGACAGGTTGTTTCAAAAAAATACGAAGATAAATACAAATTTAAGCATGAATATCTATTCAAAAATGCTTCTTTTGAAGTAGATATGGACTCCAGAATAGCAATTTGTGGTGTTAATGGTAGTGGAAAAACAACATTAATTAAAAtcattttaaatttaataacCGTTTATGAAGGAGAATTACATGTTAGTAATAAAGCAAATATAGGATATTATTCTCAATATCATGTAGATTGTTTGAACCCTATTTATAATTCAATTCAACAGTTGCAATATACCTATTccaataaaaatataaaagaagaagaagctataaaatattttaataaatttaatataccaacaaatattttatacGAACCTATTTATGTTTTGTCAGGAGGTCAAAAAAGTAAACTAGCATTAGCTATTTTAGCTTACAAAAATCCAAATGTTCTAATTTTAGACGAACCGTCAAATCACCTTGATATAGAATCAGTGCAAGCATTAATTGTAGCTTTGAATATGTATAAAGGAGGACTTATTATTATCAGTCACGATACCtatttaataaaacatGTAGCAGATGAAATTTATcacataaataatataactAAAGAACTTGTCAAAATAGATTATGAATTTGATAAATATACACAATTATTACTTAACAATAAGATATAATTGAGAAATTTATATCTTATCATcaaacattttatttatttaatttaaaggggtaataatttatcactgtgttaatattaatatggTGTAGATTAAAAATGGATGATAATTTTTAcagaaaagaaaaaagaatacaaacagatttatatatatatgtaattgttatataaatatgtattatgtataattgataaaaatatgtaacaaattaaaatttaaaaataaaatggaatatatagaatatataatttttttttttttttcctttaatatataataataataaatctaCAATAATgaacttttttttttttgagataaaagtaaaaattTTGGTAAattttaagaaatatatgtatatagAAAGAGAGAAcaaaaaatagaaaaagctttaaattttaatattacaatatgttgtatatatatatatatatatattatatatatacatattaatatcGTTCATACATCTATTTTTGTTCTTATCATGTTATCTTTATTGATATTATGATCATAACAATATTTCCTAATTTCTTCATAATTGATTGAACAATTTTCTTTTACCTCCTTATCATTAATAAACTTGGCActaaaatattttctaattttatttatatcatttgtGAAGttgtaaaatatttgaaaGTTGTCTTTCGACATTTCTTCGTCGCAACTTTCAAAATctaaataattatcatcatttgaatctttcttattatttttcctAAAGTAgctaataatatatttaaaaaatccCTTTTCTTTAATTTCAACAAAATTTGAGAAATTAAATAGATTCtcctttttatatatattatttgattGTGTTGTTCTATTACTTgaaacatatttatatttatttttgcttttttttttaataaataattctGAATTATCCGAAATTTGTATATTAGacattttcatatttttcctATATGAATAATTGCACTTTTGATTTACGTGTAAATAATCATGACCTTTTGTTctatctttattattattttgtatgTTAACTATGTTTgcttttttatattctttaaatatatttttttttgatttccttaaaatataatttatcttatttagaataatatttggacaattaattaattcatcaaatatttgtataattttatattttttgtcAAAACATTCATGTCC
It encodes the following:
- a CDS encoding protein GCN20, with the translated sequence MMEELFKILFELVNIGDEEIQNYLKERIIDEKYEIEKNGVDYFYDLICSYADNKIKRSKIVNIFNKHFKNDNIQNGSNPNYNPNQHVLTMQNNKNLEKLTEVFNFKEYWKDKDMSNYSDPFLGVYEKQINYNTSVPISESLKISKEKEKQKQKQLNLFKEWVKNKPKIPQPVRVHNLLHCSDVSKNKTKIDKLYDIRIDNFNISIGQRSLLNDTILKINVMNKYGLIGKNGIGKSTLLAKLARYEIEEIKKDISIACIEQELCLENVTVLESVLMVDKLRHDLLLELEQLEARKINLNEKNEQILSNETEENNTQKNDAKNNKHNKNNKNKTVENMEHIETVESIELKILDIYEKLNSISYLEAEKEASKILCGLGFDSNLQKKKVNSLSGGMKMRLCLSRILFSNNDIILLDEPTNHLDIYTIQFLIDYIKKLNKTCIIVSHDRDFLNEVCTDIIHFHNHQLTYYSGNYDQFEKTRIEHLLQQQREHDSLELKKKHVQKFIDRFRCNSKRAALVQSRIKLLNKLPVINLEKEDTPFSFSFLEPFYMSNVLIKLKNVSFKNKMFTNLRIKRNKNILIGDHENETNEETQEETKEDEYELDNNGQVVSKKYEDKYKFKHEYLFKNASFEVDMDSRIAICGVNGSGKTTLIKIILNLITVYEGELHVSNKANIGYYSQYHVDCLNPIYNSIQQLQYTYSNKNIKEEEAIKYFNKFNIPTNILYEPIYVLSGGQKSKLALAILAYKNPNVLILDEPSNHLDIESVQALIVALNMYKGGLIIISHDTYLIKHVADEIYHINNITKELVKIDYEFDKYTQLLLNNKI